In one Lolium rigidum isolate FL_2022 chromosome 3, APGP_CSIRO_Lrig_0.1, whole genome shotgun sequence genomic region, the following are encoded:
- the LOC124703509 gene encoding disease resistance protein RPM1-like — MAEAILIAVTKIASIVTDEAVKGIIAKLSEKVTNLKELPLKIEQIRKQLTIMSNVIAKIGTVYLTDEVVRSWIGEVRNVAYHVEDVMDKYSYHVLQLKEEGFLKKFFVKGTHYAKVFYEITDEVVRVEKEIQLVIQMKDQWLQPSQLVANPLTEIERQRSKDNFPGLVKDEDLVGIEENRALLTDWLYSEELDNTVITVSGMGGLGKSTLVSNVYEREKINFSAHAWIVVSQVYTLDALLRKLLWKIGYTEQPLSAGIDKMDVHDLKKEIQQRLGNRKYLIVLDDVWEQEVYFQMHDAFQNLQGSRIIITTRKDHVAGISSPTRHLELLPLGNPDAFDLFCRRAFYNRKGHICPKDLEAIAISIVDRCHGLPLAIITIGTLLSSRQGLDFWKKMYNQLRSELSNNDHVRAILNLSYHDLSGDLRNCFLYCSLFPEDHLMSRDSLVRLWVAEGFVLSKDKNTPEMVAEGNLMELIHRNMLEVVENDELGRVTTCKMHDIVRELAISVAKEERFASANDYGTMIQMGKDVRRLSSCGWKDNTALKLNLPHLRTVVALGVISPSPGMLSSILAGSNYLTVLELEDSEVTEVPTSIYIGLRRTRVKSLPDSIENLSHLHTLDIKQTKIEKLPRGLFKIKKLRHLLADRYADEKQTKFRYFIGVQAPKELSNLEELQTLETVESSNDLAEQLRKLMQLRSVWIDNISAADCGNLFATLSTMPLLSSLLLSARDENEALCFQALQPTSTDLHRLIIRGQWAKGTLNCPIFLSHGKNLKYLALSWCHLGEDPLGMLAPHMPNLTYLKLNNIRSANTLVLAKDSFPNLKTLALKLMPDVKVININSGALPCIEGLFIVSLPKLDKVPQGIESLHSLKKLWLLALHKDFRSKWLNDRMHQNMQHVPEVRV, encoded by the coding sequence ATGGCCGAGGCCATACTCATTGCGGTGACGAAGATTGCTTCCATTGTAACAGATGAAGCCGTCAAGGGCATCATAGCTAAGCTATCCGAAAAAGTTACTAACCTGAAGGAACTTCCGCTAAAGATTGAGCAAATAAGAAAGCAGCTGACTATTATGAGCAACGTAATAGCTAAGATAGGAACGGTATACCTCACGGACGAAGTTGTCAGGAGTTGGATTGGGGAGGTCCGCAATGTGGCCTACCATGTTGAAGATGTAATGGACAAATACTCATACCATGTTCTTCAACTTAAGGAAGAAGGGTTCCTCAAGAAATTCTTCGTCAAAGGAACACATTATGCCAAAGTTTTCTATGAAATTACGGATgaggtagttcgggtagagaagGAAATTCAGCTAGTTATACAGATGAAAGATCAGTGGTTGCAGCCATCCCAGCTTGTTGCTAACCCACTTACTGAGATAGAAAGACAGCGGTCCAAAGACAACTTCCCTGGACTTGTCAAAGATGAAGATTTAGTAGGGATTGAGGAAAACCGAGCATTGCTGACTGATTGGTTGTACTCCGAAGAGCTGGATAACACTGTCATAACAGTATCGGGCATGGGTGGGTTGGGAAAATCCACCCTAGTTTCAAATGTTTATGAACGTGAAAAGATCAACTTTTCTGCGCACGCTTGGATTGTTGTGTCACAAGTTTACACTCTTGATGCCCTGTTGAGGAAGCTACTGTGGAAGATTGGATATACCGAACAACCGCTGTCAGCGGGTATTGACAAAATGGATGTGCATGACTTGAAAAAGGAAATACAGCAGAGACTTGGAAATAGAAAATATCTCATTGTACTGGATGATGTCTGGGAGCAAGAGGTATACTTCCAAATGCATGATGCTTTCCAGAATCTCCAAGGAAGTCGCATCATCATTACGACCCGGAAGGACCATGTAGCAGGAATTTCTTCTCCAACCCGTCATCTTGAGCTCCTGCCACTGGGTAATCCTGATGCATTTGACCTCTTCTGCAGAAGGGCTTTTTATAACAGGAAGGGTCATATTTGCCCCAAAGATCTTGAGGCAATTGCTATTTCTATCGTTGACAGGTGCCATGGCCTGCCTCTAGCAATTATTACAATTGGCACCCTGTTGTCATCGAGACAAGGATTAGACTTTTGGAAAAAGATGTACAACCAGCTTCGAAGCGAGTTGTCAAACAATGATCATGTCCGAGCTATTTTAAATCTGAGCTACCATGACCTTTCAGGCGACCTCAGAAACTGCTTTTTGTACTGCAGTCTCTTTCCTGAAGATCACCTCATGTCACGTGACAGCCTTGTGCGTCTGTGGGTTGCAGAAGGTTTTGTGCTGAGTAAAGACAAGAACACACCAGAGATGGTAGCTGAGGGAAATCTCATGGAATTGATCCACCGCAATATGCTTGAGGTGGTGGAGAATGATGAACTTGGTAGGGTCACCACCTGTAAGATGCATGATATTGTGCGCGAACTGGCTATTTCTGTTGCTAAGGAAGAGAGATTTGCTTCAGCAAATGACTACGGCACAATGATACAGATGGGTAAGGATGTTCGCCGGCTCTCATCATGTGGATGGAAGGACAACAccgcactgaaacttaatcttccgcaTCTTCGAACTGTAGTGGCACTTGGAGTAATTTCACCCTCTCCGGGCATGCTGTCGTCAATTTTGGCTGGATCCAACTACCTTACCGTTCTTGAGTTGGAAGACTCTGAAGTCACTGAAGTTCCAACATCCATTTACATCGGGTTACGGCGCACCAGGGTCAAGTCACTTCCAGACTCTATTGAGAATCTGTCTCACCTCCACACCCTGGACATCAAGCAAACAAAAATAGAGAAGCTACCGCGAGGACTTTTCAAGATCAAGAAGCTGCGGCACCTTTTAGCTGATAGATATGCTGATGAGAAGCAGACGAAGTTTCGGTACTTTATTGGAGTGCAAGCACCTAAAGAGCTGTCCAACTTGGAAGAACTTCAAACTCTCGAGACTGTGGAGTCCAGCAATGACTTGGCGGAGCAGCTGAGGAAACTGATGCAACTTAGAAGCGTGTGGATTGATAACATTAGTGCTGCTGACTGTGGAAATCTGTTTGCTACCCTGTCAACTATGCCACTTCTTTCGAGCCTGCTTCTTTCTGCAAGGGATGAGAATGAGGCACTTTGCTTCCAGGCTCTCCAGCCAACGTCTACAGATCTACACAGGTTGATTATCAGAGGGCAATGGGCCAAGGGGACACTAAATTGTCCGATCTTTCTCAGCCATGGGAAAAACCTCAAGTATCTAGCTCTAAGCTGGTGTCACCTTGGGGAAGACCCACTGGGGATGCTCGCGCCCCACATGCCGAACCTCACATATCTGAAACTGAACAACATACGTAGCGCAAATACTTTGGTTCTTGCTAAAGATTCCTTTCCAAACCTGAAGACGCTCGCCTTGAAGCTCATGCCTGATGTCAAGGTGATAAACATCAATAGTGGCGCTCTTCCATGCATTGAAGGTCTGTTTATTGTGTCGCTTCCGAAACTTGATAAGGTCCCCCAAGGCATTGAATCTCTTCACTCCCTGAAGAAGCTCTGGCTGCTGGCTTTGCACAAGGATTTCAGAAGTAAGTGGCTCAATGACAGAATGCACCAAAATATGCAGCATGTTCCAGAGGTTCGTGTCTAG